One genomic window of Citrobacter sp. Marseille-Q6884 includes the following:
- the potC gene encoding spermidine/putrescine ABC transporter permease PotC: protein MIGRLLRGGFMTAIYAYLYIPIIILIVNSFNSSRFGINWQGFTTNWYSLLINNDSLLQAAQHSLTMAVVSATFATLIGSLTAVALYRYRFRGKPFVSGMLFVVMMSPDIVMAISLLVLFMLLGIQLGFWSLLFSHITFCLPFVVVTVYSRLKGFDVRMLEAAKDLGASEVTILRKIILPLAMPAVAAGWLLSFTLSMDDVVVSSFVTGPSYEILPLKIYSMVKVGVSPEVNALATILLVLSLVMVITSQLVARDKTKGHKAHYSGDVK, encoded by the coding sequence GAACTCTTTTAACAGCTCACGCTTTGGTATCAACTGGCAAGGTTTTACCACTAACTGGTACAGCCTGTTGATCAACAATGACAGCCTGCTGCAGGCCGCTCAACATTCGCTTACGATGGCTGTTGTTTCAGCAACCTTTGCCACACTGATCGGCTCACTCACGGCTGTCGCACTTTACCGCTACCGTTTTCGCGGGAAACCTTTTGTCAGCGGCATGTTATTCGTGGTGATGATGTCGCCTGATATTGTCATGGCAATTTCATTGTTAGTTCTGTTTATGCTGCTCGGGATCCAGCTGGGTTTCTGGTCGCTGCTGTTCTCGCATATCACCTTCTGCCTGCCTTTTGTGGTGGTGACCGTCTACTCGCGCCTGAAGGGCTTTGACGTACGTATGCTGGAAGCCGCGAAAGATCTGGGCGCCAGTGAAGTCACGATTCTGCGGAAAATTATTCTGCCGCTGGCGATGCCAGCAGTAGCCGCGGGTTGGTTGCTGAGTTTTACGCTATCGATGGATGATGTTGTTGTCTCATCGTTCGTGACCGGACCAAGTTATGAAATTCTGCCATTAAAAATCTACTCAATGGTTAAAGTCGGCGTGTCACCGGAAGTCAATGCGTTGGCCACCATTTTGTTAGTTCTGTCGCTGGTTATGGTTATTACCAGCCAGCTCGTCGCACGTGATAAAACCAAGGGCCACAAGGCTCACTATTCAGGGGACGTTAAATGA